In Rheinheimera sp. MM224, one DNA window encodes the following:
- the nqrM gene encoding (Na+)-NQR maturation NqrM, whose translation MEVFIFTFIILIVVVAAMAIGYMVQRKTIAGSCGGLGALGIEKACDCDTPCEKRQQRMKKEQEWQQNKII comes from the coding sequence ATGGAAGTTTTTATATTTACTTTTATCATCCTGATAGTTGTAGTCGCTGCTATGGCTATAGGCTACATGGTGCAACGTAAAACCATAGCGGGCAGCTGTGGTGGCTTAGGTGCTTTAGGCATAGAAAAAGCCTGCGATTGCGATACGCCTTGTGAAAAACGTCAACAACGTATGAAAAAAGAGCAGGAATGGCAGCAGAATAAAATTATCTGA
- a CDS encoding Na(+)-translocating NADH-quinone reductase subunit C — MFSNNDSIGKTFFVVIALCLVCAIFVATSAVQLRPKQTENKLLDAQKNILVATGLLSGDNVKELFTKHIQERLVDMNTGEFVDMDPAKYDYRKAMKAPETSIKLDGADDMASIKSRANVAPVYFAYNDGIESGKLSAIVLPIHGYGLWSTMHAFLALDKDGNTIKGLNYYEHAETPGLGGEIQNPKWVAQFVGKKLFDEAGNPAIKILKPGNAVATSEHDVDGLSGATLTSNGVQHTFEFWIGAKGFAPFLTKVRDGALNNG, encoded by the coding sequence ATGTTTAGTAATAACGATAGTATCGGCAAAACCTTTTTTGTGGTTATTGCTTTATGTTTGGTTTGTGCCATTTTTGTGGCCACTTCAGCTGTACAGCTGCGACCAAAACAAACTGAAAACAAACTGTTAGACGCCCAGAAAAATATTCTGGTCGCAACTGGCTTGTTATCAGGCGACAACGTCAAAGAGCTGTTTACCAAACATATTCAGGAACGTCTGGTTGATATGAATACCGGCGAGTTTGTGGATATGGATCCAGCTAAATACGATTACCGTAAAGCGATGAAAGCGCCTGAAACCAGTATCAAACTGGACGGTGCGGACGATATGGCTTCAATTAAATCACGTGCTAACGTAGCGCCGGTTTATTTTGCTTATAACGACGGTATCGAGTCTGGCAAGTTGTCCGCTATTGTCCTGCCAATTCATGGTTATGGCTTATGGTCCACCATGCATGCCTTTTTAGCTTTGGACAAAGATGGTAATACCATCAAAGGTCTAAACTACTATGAGCATGCAGAGACTCCTGGTCTGGGTGGTGAAATCCAGAATCCAAAATGGGTCGCTCAGTTTGTGGGTAAGAAGTTATTTGATGAAGCCGGTAACCCAGCTATCAAAATTCTGAAACCAGGCAACGCTGTTGCAACTTCAGAGCATGATGTAGATGGTTTATCAGGTGCAACCTTAACCAGCAATGGCGTACAACATACGTTTGAGTTCTGGATTGGTGCCAAAGGTTTCGCGCCTTTCCTGACTAAGGTTCGTGATGGAGCATTAAACAATGGCTAG
- a CDS encoding NADH:ubiquinone reductase (Na(+)-transporting) subunit D: MASAKEMKSLVFGPVFANNPIALQVLGICSALAVTTKLDKALVMGVALTLVTAFSSMFISMIRNHIPSSVRIIVQMTIIASLVIVVDQVLKAFAYNVAKELSVFVGLIITNCIVMGRAEAYAMKSPPLMSFLDGIGNGLGYTVLLLIVAFIRELFGSGTVFGIEILPLISAGGWYQPMGLLLMPPSAFFIIGLFIWVLRTFRPEQVEK, translated from the coding sequence ATGGCTAGTGCAAAAGAAATGAAAAGCCTTGTCTTCGGACCGGTCTTTGCAAATAACCCTATCGCATTACAGGTTTTAGGTATTTGTTCTGCTTTGGCTGTAACAACCAAGCTGGATAAAGCTTTGGTTATGGGTGTGGCGCTTACGCTGGTTACTGCGTTCTCGAGCATGTTTATCTCGATGATCCGTAACCATATTCCATCAAGCGTACGTATCATAGTTCAGATGACCATTATCGCGTCCCTGGTAATAGTGGTTGATCAGGTGTTGAAAGCTTTTGCTTACAACGTAGCTAAAGAGCTGTCGGTATTTGTTGGTTTGATTATTACCAACTGTATCGTTATGGGTCGTGCTGAAGCTTATGCCATGAAAAGCCCACCATTAATGAGCTTTTTAGACGGTATAGGTAACGGTTTAGGCTACACAGTGTTGTTGCTGATCGTGGCATTTATCCGTGAGCTGTTTGGTTCAGGTACTGTGTTTGGCATAGAAATTCTGCCTCTGATCAGTGCCGGTGGTTGGTATCAGCCTATGGGTCTGTTACTGATGCCTCCAAGCGCTTTCTTTATCATCGGCTTGTTCATCTGGGTTCTGCGGACTTTCCGCCCAGAACAAGTTGAGAAGTAA
- the nqrF gene encoding NADH:ubiquinone reductase (Na(+)-transporting) subunit F, with amino-acid sequence MQEIYLGVGMFTLLVVALVIMILVAKAKLVSSGDITIGVNGDPKLAIQTKAGGKLLGALADKGIFLSSACGGGGSCGQCRVHVHAGGGDVLPVEMGHLTKGERREGCRLACQVSVKTDMDIEVEPEIFGIKKWECSVISNDNKATFIKELKLAIPDGESVPFRAGGYIQIEAPAHHVKYADFDVPAEYRGDWERFKFFTLESKVDEETIRAYSMANYPEEEGIIMLNVRIASPPPNNLSLPCGKMSSYIWSLKAGDKVTISGPFGEFFAKQTEAEMVFVGGGAGMAPMRSHIFDQLRRLKSKRKMSFWYGARSKREMFYVEDFDMLQAENENFKWHVALSDPQPEDNWAGYTGFIHNVLFENYLKNHKAPEDCEFYMCGPPMMNKAVINMLKDLGVEDDNILLDDFGG; translated from the coding sequence ATGCAAGAGATTTATCTTGGCGTTGGGATGTTCACCCTGCTGGTTGTTGCCTTAGTGATTATGATTTTAGTCGCTAAAGCTAAACTGGTATCTTCTGGTGACATCACCATTGGCGTTAATGGCGACCCTAAGTTGGCCATTCAGACAAAAGCCGGCGGCAAATTACTTGGCGCTTTAGCTGATAAAGGCATTTTCCTGTCGTCAGCTTGTGGTGGCGGTGGCTCTTGTGGTCAGTGCCGTGTTCATGTTCATGCAGGTGGCGGTGACGTTTTACCTGTAGAAATGGGCCACTTAACCAAAGGCGAACGCCGTGAAGGTTGTCGTTTAGCTTGTCAGGTCAGTGTGAAAACTGACATGGACATCGAAGTTGAACCGGAAATCTTTGGTATAAAAAAATGGGAATGTTCTGTTATCTCTAACGATAACAAAGCAACCTTTATCAAAGAATTAAAGCTGGCAATTCCAGATGGCGAATCAGTACCTTTCCGTGCTGGTGGTTACATCCAGATTGAAGCTCCTGCGCACCATGTGAAGTATGCTGACTTTGATGTTCCGGCTGAATACCGTGGTGACTGGGAACGCTTTAAGTTCTTCACGCTGGAGTCCAAAGTAGACGAAGAAACTATTCGTGCTTACTCTATGGCGAACTACCCGGAAGAAGAAGGCATTATCATGTTAAACGTGCGGATCGCGTCTCCTCCGCCAAATAACCTGAGCTTACCTTGCGGTAAAATGTCTTCGTACATCTGGAGCTTAAAAGCCGGCGATAAAGTGACAATTTCTGGTCCATTTGGTGAGTTCTTCGCGAAACAAACTGAAGCAGAAATGGTATTCGTAGGTGGTGGTGCTGGTATGGCCCCAATGCGTTCGCACATTTTCGACCAGTTACGTCGTCTGAAATCCAAACGTAAGATGAGTTTCTGGTACGGTGCCCGTTCTAAGCGTGAAATGTTTTATGTTGAAGATTTCGACATGCTGCAAGCTGAAAACGAAAACTTTAAGTGGCACGTGGCTTTATCTGATCCGCAGCCGGAAGATAACTGGGCTGGTTACACAGGTTTTATTCACAACGTGTTGTTTGAAAATTACCTGAAAAATCACAAAGCTCCGGAAGACTGTGAGTTCTATATGTGTGGTCCACCGATGATGAACAAAGCGGTGATCAACATGCTGAAAGACTTAGGTGTAGAAGACGACAACATTCTGTTGGATGACTTCGGCGGTTAA
- a CDS encoding NCS2 family permease, with product MKFIDRYFELTARQTSIRKELIAGLTTFMAMSYILFVNPSMLAQTGMDHGAVFVATCLAAAFGSIAMGMLANLPVALAPGMGLNAFFTYVIVLEQGHSWQTALAAVFCSGVLFLLLSIFKIREWIIQSIPFALKMGIAAGIGMFLALIALKTANIIVASPATLVTLGDLHDPKVLLAIAGFFLIFALAHRKQHAAVFISILAITAIAWWRGDTSFTGVVAMPPSLTPTFLQLDFASVLQWAMVPVVLSLLFLDLFDTSGTLVAVSQRAGLLKPNGEIPRLKGALLADSSATIAGALVGTSTTTSYVESTAGVAAGGRTGLTAVVVGLAFLAALWLSPLAAMVPAYATAGALLYVATLMLSSLQHVEWNDLIESVPVVVVLVMMPLTFSIADGIGMGFITYAVLCLVTGRLSKTTLSVWVLTAVFAAKFFFA from the coding sequence ATGAAATTTATAGATCGTTATTTTGAGCTGACGGCGCGCCAGACCAGCATTAGAAAAGAGCTGATTGCTGGCTTAACTACCTTTATGGCGATGAGTTATATCCTGTTTGTGAACCCAAGCATGTTGGCTCAAACCGGTATGGATCATGGGGCAGTTTTTGTCGCGACTTGTCTGGCGGCCGCCTTTGGTTCTATTGCTATGGGCATGCTGGCGAACCTGCCTGTGGCTTTGGCCCCAGGCATGGGGCTGAACGCATTTTTTACTTATGTCATAGTGCTGGAGCAGGGGCATAGCTGGCAGACGGCTTTAGCCGCCGTATTTTGTTCCGGTGTTTTGTTTTTACTGCTGAGTATCTTCAAAATTCGGGAGTGGATTATTCAGAGTATTCCCTTCGCGTTAAAGATGGGTATAGCTGCTGGTATCGGTATGTTTCTGGCGCTGATTGCATTAAAAACTGCCAATATCATAGTGGCCAGCCCAGCCACGCTAGTGACGCTGGGCGATTTGCATGACCCTAAAGTGTTGTTGGCCATAGCTGGTTTTTTCCTGATTTTTGCACTGGCGCATCGTAAACAACATGCAGCCGTATTTATCAGTATTTTAGCGATCACTGCTATCGCCTGGTGGCGTGGTGACACCAGCTTTACCGGTGTTGTCGCTATGCCGCCTTCCTTAACTCCTACTTTTTTGCAGCTGGATTTTGCCTCTGTGCTGCAATGGGCCATGGTGCCTGTGGTATTAAGTTTGTTGTTCTTAGATTTATTTGATACCAGCGGCACTTTAGTTGCGGTGAGTCAAAGAGCGGGTTTATTAAAACCTAATGGTGAAATCCCCCGCTTAAAAGGCGCTTTATTGGCAGATAGTTCGGCGACTATCGCTGGCGCTTTAGTGGGCACGTCCACCACCACCAGTTACGTTGAAAGCACAGCTGGAGTTGCGGCTGGTGGCCGCACAGGTTTAACAGCTGTGGTAGTTGGGCTGGCCTTTTTAGCTGCACTTTGGTTATCTCCGCTAGCGGCCATGGTGCCTGCTTATGCCACAGCTGGCGCTTTACTTTATGTCGCAACGTTAATGCTTAGCAGCTTGCAGCATGTAGAGTGGAACGATCTGATCGAATCCGTGCCAGTAGTCGTAGTTCTGGTGATGATGCCGCTGACGTTTTCTATCGCTGATGGCATAGGTATGGGATTTATTACTTATGCTGTGCTGTGTTTGGTGACAGGACGTTTGTCCAAAACGACATTGAGCGTTTGGGTATTAACCGCAGTTTTTGCTGCTAAATTTTTCTTTGCATAA
- a CDS encoding MBL fold metallo-hydrolase produces the protein MKKVTILLALILSTAVVAEDKVQVTSTELAPHLYMIKGAGGNMAAVVGPEGALVVDSQYEHMAPQIKAELESKQAGVQIKTLINTHFHGDHVNGNAALASGAQIIAHTNVLTRLKADAKFPVAGLPTETFVGEKVLSLNGVNLKLVTMPVSHTDGDLVVWFKDANVLHTGDLFFADRFPFIDLNSGGSVTGYINNVKLLISQIDDKTRLIPGHGDLMDKAGLQRFLTMMEQTLAEVNALKAKGKTEDQIVAHGLSAQWKSWSWHFITEERWIRTLFKA, from the coding sequence ATGAAAAAGGTAACAATTTTATTGGCGTTGATCTTATCCACTGCTGTAGTTGCAGAGGATAAAGTTCAGGTCACAAGCACTGAATTAGCACCACATTTATATATGATTAAAGGGGCGGGCGGTAATATGGCTGCTGTAGTGGGTCCGGAAGGTGCGCTGGTGGTGGATTCTCAGTACGAACACATGGCTCCCCAAATCAAGGCTGAGCTTGAAAGCAAACAAGCCGGTGTTCAGATTAAAACCCTGATCAACACCCATTTTCATGGCGATCACGTCAATGGCAATGCCGCTTTAGCTTCAGGCGCTCAGATTATTGCTCACACCAATGTACTGACCCGATTAAAAGCAGACGCCAAATTTCCAGTCGCTGGTTTACCGACAGAGACTTTTGTCGGTGAAAAAGTCCTTAGCCTTAATGGCGTAAACCTAAAACTGGTGACTATGCCAGTCAGTCATACCGATGGCGATTTGGTCGTTTGGTTTAAAGATGCCAATGTGTTGCATACAGGCGATTTGTTTTTTGCTGATCGTTTTCCTTTTATTGACCTAAACAGTGGTGGTTCAGTGACGGGCTATATCAACAACGTCAAACTACTGATCAGCCAGATTGATGATAAAACCAGACTGATACCAGGCCATGGTGATTTGATGGATAAGGCAGGTTTACAGCGCTTTTTAACCATGATGGAACAGACATTAGCCGAAGTGAATGCGCTGAAAGCTAAGGGGAAAACTGAGGACCAAATTGTAGCGCACGGATTGTCAGCACAGTGGAAAAGCTGGAGCTGGCACTTTATTACCGAAGAGCGTTGGATCCGCACGCTATTTAAAGCTTAG
- a CDS encoding M17 family metallopeptidase — protein MSYPVAIAVSSVQAALNDSQWDALIIVASDFTAVPELQSEINATAAIDHRIGKETVLLLSGKAPGQRLVLSPTGPLDRDYDDVRSFYDAAKQGISQAKAAGAKSPALYVIAPDSDVYQYAAEVAYLGACQALWQPLEGREARGEAIIEPVTQIGVVGVSEYQARYMDAVEAGKRVARDLCGTEPERMAPRRFADYCVETFADTDVLVSVETKVDTLQKDYPLLMAVARCSLQVDRHKPAVIRLEYQGEGEIEQTLLFAGKGLVYDTGGADLKTGGAMAGMSRDKGGAAAVAGFIKTVALLKTKGIRIIAEIGAVRNSIGSDAFVPDEIITSHAGVRVRIGNTDAEGRLVLADLLSHLREDAKTAVNPTLYSIATLTGHAARAVGPYSALVENGAARRLGLSADLAMVGDLWADPSEISRSRREDFSFIKGRSSADDLLSCNNAPSSVTPRGHQFPMAFLVAAAGLDQHALNTEQPLPYCHIDIAGSGVDGGDWQHGKPSASPVAALAAYYCL, from the coding sequence ATGTCTTATCCGGTTGCTATCGCTGTTTCTTCTGTTCAGGCTGCATTGAATGACTCCCAATGGGATGCTCTGATTATTGTTGCGTCTGATTTTACTGCTGTGCCTGAATTACAGTCTGAAATTAATGCTACTGCGGCTATAGATCACCGTATTGGTAAAGAAACTGTGTTGTTGTTATCAGGCAAAGCACCTGGACAACGTCTGGTGCTTTCACCTACTGGCCCACTCGACAGAGATTACGATGATGTCCGCAGTTTTTATGATGCGGCCAAGCAGGGCATCAGTCAGGCCAAAGCCGCTGGCGCTAAATCTCCGGCCTTGTATGTAATAGCACCTGATTCAGATGTCTATCAGTATGCTGCTGAAGTGGCCTATTTAGGTGCTTGTCAGGCCTTGTGGCAGCCTTTGGAAGGGCGCGAAGCCCGTGGCGAAGCAATCATTGAACCTGTCACTCAAATTGGTGTAGTAGGCGTCAGTGAATATCAGGCGCGTTATATGGACGCTGTTGAAGCAGGTAAGAGAGTTGCACGTGATTTATGTGGCACCGAACCTGAGCGTATGGCGCCACGTCGTTTTGCTGATTATTGTGTTGAAACCTTTGCCGATACTGATGTACTAGTGTCGGTAGAAACTAAAGTCGATACATTGCAAAAAGATTATCCATTACTGATGGCCGTCGCCCGCTGTTCGTTGCAGGTTGACCGCCATAAGCCTGCGGTGATCCGTCTTGAGTATCAAGGCGAAGGCGAAATCGAACAAACCCTGTTATTTGCCGGTAAAGGTCTGGTGTATGACACGGGCGGCGCTGATTTAAAAACCGGTGGTGCTATGGCCGGTATGAGCCGTGATAAAGGTGGAGCGGCAGCTGTGGCTGGTTTTATCAAAACTGTTGCCCTGCTAAAAACCAAAGGTATACGCATCATTGCTGAAATCGGCGCTGTGCGTAACAGCATAGGTTCTGATGCTTTTGTGCCGGATGAAATTATTACCAGTCATGCTGGTGTGCGGGTACGTATTGGTAATACCGATGCTGAAGGTCGTCTGGTACTGGCGGATTTGTTATCGCATTTGCGTGAAGATGCCAAAACTGCGGTTAATCCTACCTTGTATTCTATTGCTACTTTAACAGGTCATGCGGCCCGTGCCGTAGGTCCATACAGTGCTCTGGTTGAAAACGGTGCTGCTCGTCGTCTTGGTTTATCTGCCGATTTAGCTATGGTAGGGGATTTATGGGCCGACCCAAGTGAAATATCCCGTAGCCGTCGTGAAGACTTTAGCTTTATCAAAGGCCGCAGTTCAGCCGATGACTTATTAAGCTGTAACAATGCGCCTTCTTCAGTGACGCCGCGTGGTCATCAGTTCCCTATGGCATTTTTAGTGGCAGCTGCAGGTTTAGATCAGCATGCGCTAAACACCGAACAGCCATTACCTTATTGTCATATCGACATAGCTGGCAGTGGTGTGGATGGTGGCGACTGGCAACATGGCAAGCCTTCGGCTTCGCCTGTGGCAGCGTTAGCCGCTTACTACTGTTTATAA
- the nqrE gene encoding NADH:ubiquinone reductase (Na(+)-transporting) subunit E has translation MEHYISLFVRAVFIDNLALSFFLGMCTFIAISKQVKTAFSLGIAVTVVLALSVPLNNIVFKQFLAPGALDWAGFPDTDLSFLGFIAYIGVIAGLVQVLEMFLDKYVPSLYNALGIFLPLITVNCAIFGGVAFMVERDYNLAESAVFGLGGGLGWTLAITLMAAVSEKLKYADIPAGLRGLGSRFIMVGLMGLGFMSFSGVSL, from the coding sequence ATGGAACATTACATTAGTTTATTTGTTCGAGCGGTATTTATCGATAACCTGGCTTTATCGTTTTTCCTCGGGATGTGTACTTTTATTGCTATCTCTAAACAGGTAAAAACAGCCTTCAGTTTAGGTATTGCCGTTACAGTGGTTCTGGCCTTGTCTGTACCACTAAATAACATCGTATTTAAGCAATTTTTGGCACCAGGTGCTTTAGACTGGGCTGGTTTTCCAGACACAGATTTAAGCTTCCTTGGCTTTATCGCTTACATCGGCGTCATCGCAGGTTTAGTGCAGGTTCTGGAAATGTTCCTGGATAAGTACGTACCTTCGTTATACAACGCTTTAGGTATTTTCCTGCCGTTAATCACAGTAAACTGCGCCATCTTCGGTGGTGTAGCTTTCATGGTTGAACGTGATTACAACTTAGCGGAAAGTGCGGTATTTGGTTTAGGCGGCGGTTTAGGTTGGACTCTGGCCATCACATTAATGGCAGCTGTGAGCGAAAAACTGAAGTATGCGGATATCCCTGCGGGTCTGCGTGGTTTAGGTTCTCGTTTTATCATGGTTGGTTTAATGGGGTTAGGCTTTATGTCTTTCTCTGGCGTGTCATTGTAA